In Dioscorea cayenensis subsp. rotundata cultivar TDr96_F1 chromosome 26, TDr96_F1_v2_PseudoChromosome.rev07_lg8_w22 25.fasta, whole genome shotgun sequence, the following proteins share a genomic window:
- the LOC120253186 gene encoding late embryogenesis abundant protein 19-like: protein MASQEQASYKAGETRGHAEEKTEQVMGKSREAVDATKEKAHQAKEKASETTQADKESTQEGKDQTGSFLGDKTEAAKQKASETAQSAKETTQAGKEKTGSLLQQTGEKVKSAAQGAADAVKSTLGMATCTGEDKNNKDATHADPDY, encoded by the exons ATGGCATCCCAGGAACAAGCTAGCTACAAGGCTGGTGAAACCAGAGGCCATGCTGAG GAGAAGACAGAGCAGGTGATGGGGAAAAGCAGGGAAGCGGTGGATGCGACTAAGGAGAAGGCACATCAGGCCAAGGAGAAGGCTTCTGAGACCACACAGGCTGACAAGGAGAGCACTCAGGAGGGCAAGGACCAGACAGGTAGTTTTCTGGGAGACAAAACTGAGGCAGCGAAACAAAAGGCCTCTGAGACCGCCCAGTCTGCTAAAGAAACCACGCAAGCAGGCAAAGAGAAGACTGGTAGCCTTCTCCAGCAA ACTGGAGAGAAGGTGAAGAGCGCTGCACAGGGTGCAGCGGATGCGGTAAAGAGTACTCTGGGCATGGCAACATGTACAGGGGAGGATAAGAACAACAAGGATGCAACCCATGCAGATCCTGACTACTAA